One region of bacterium genomic DNA includes:
- a CDS encoding phenylacetate-CoA oxygenase subunit PaaI, with the protein MIKAQVSTFDDWIDLFQEWKKDIGYDEKTFKRFLPNYKLEPKYEALKYNEIEFGDFRGDRKWERVLDIPNQGIRDALQQLIVFQGDTEFASVEQQRYLVDRAPSDYDLYALMRINAEEMRHGWQMSHILVTHFGDAGRKEAMKLLERRAFEQKRLLGSFNEVMENWLDLYTYTEFIDRDGKFQLKMLSHSAFMPLSMSMNPMLKEESFHLGTGNNGLKRIIKAGKIPVEIIQKYFNKWVPTAYDLFGTDNSSNAHWAYVWGLKGRFNEHETDEEVQKDKLNQLARDLYIAEISKLVEDMNTLIPREMPKLIVPDVKFNRSIGLHAKQPYTVDGRLLSEEQYKTYRETVLPTDKDRELLKDIFKENDWIEFKPFKGAEA; encoded by the coding sequence ATGATCAAAGCACAGGTTTCCACATTTGACGATTGGATTGATCTTTTCCAAGAATGGAAAAAAGACATCGGCTATGATGAAAAAACTTTTAAGCGGTTTCTTCCCAACTACAAATTGGAACCCAAGTACGAAGCGCTGAAGTACAACGAAATCGAATTCGGCGATTTTAGAGGTGATCGTAAGTGGGAACGCGTGCTGGACATACCCAATCAGGGTATTCGCGATGCGTTGCAGCAGTTGATCGTATTCCAAGGCGATACGGAATTTGCCTCGGTCGAACAGCAGCGGTATCTGGTGGATCGTGCGCCCAGCGATTACGATCTCTATGCGCTGATGCGTATTAACGCGGAAGAAATGCGCCACGGTTGGCAAATGAGTCACATCTTAGTGACGCACTTCGGCGATGCCGGCCGCAAAGAAGCGATGAAACTCCTGGAGCGCCGTGCGTTTGAACAAAAACGGTTACTGGGTTCATTTAATGAAGTGATGGAAAACTGGCTCGATCTTTACACCTATACCGAATTCATTGATCGGGACGGTAAGTTTCAGCTCAAAATGCTGAGCCATTCGGCATTTATGCCGCTCTCGATGAGTATGAATCCTATGCTCAAAGAAGAATCATTTCACCTTGGCACAGGTAATAACGGCCTCAAGCGTATCATCAAAGCGGGCAAAATACCGGTCGAGATTATTCAGAAATATTTTAACAAATGGGTTCCTACCGCCTACGATCTTTTCGGAACGGATAATTCGTCCAACGCGCACTGGGCATATGTATGGGGTCTCAAAGGTCGTTTTAATGAACATGAGACGGATGAAGAAGTGCAGAAAGACAAACTCAATCAGCTTGCACGCGATCTGTATATCGCCGAGATCAGCAAACTCGTGGAGGACATGAATACTCTGATCCCTCGCGAAATGCCCAAATTGATCGTGCCCGATGTAAAGTTTAACCGCAGCATCGGTCTGCATGCCAAACAGCCGTACACAGTGGACGGTCGTCTTTTGAGTGAAGAGCAATACAAGACCTATCGCGAAACGGTATTGCCCACTGATAAAGATCGTGAACTGTTGAAAGACATTTTCAAAGAAAATGACTGGATCGAATTCAAACCTTTCAAAGGTGCGGAAGCCTGA
- a CDS encoding TetR/AcrR family transcriptional regulator yields the protein MNTAVTKSSVRSTVPKRRLYMPENAGDQARFHLRLNDILERSATLFSEQGYHNTSMRDIAGAMHTSLAGLYYYFKTKEELLFLISQYSFNSVIGSLHEKLAHVHDPVLKLHILVQNHLLYFVTHLDAMKILALESDSLTGEYHRIINEKKKNYLKILETILSEMVISKNNKSARRTTPEIKIAALALFGMMNWTYTWYNPKKRTHNTTNIARISKQMVDIFLSGFLQKNLQS from the coding sequence ATGAACACTGCCGTCACCAAATCATCCGTACGCAGTACCGTGCCCAAACGCCGGTTATATATGCCTGAAAATGCAGGTGACCAGGCGCGATTTCATCTGCGGCTCAACGACATCCTGGAGCGCTCAGCGACTCTTTTTTCCGAGCAAGGATATCACAATACGTCCATGCGCGACATAGCCGGAGCAATGCATACGAGTTTGGCCGGTTTGTATTATTATTTTAAAACTAAAGAAGAGCTTTTGTTTTTGATTTCGCAGTACTCATTTAACTCGGTTATCGGTTCGCTGCACGAAAAACTTGCACACGTCCACGATCCGGTGTTGAAACTGCACATCCTCGTTCAAAATCATTTGCTCTATTTTGTCACGCACCTTGACGCTATGAAAATACTCGCGTTGGAGAGCGATTCGCTGACCGGAGAGTATCATCGCATTATTAATGAAAAGAAGAAAAATTATCTTAAAATTTTAGAAACCATACTCTCCGAAATGGTAATCTCCAAAAACAACAAATCTGCCCGTCGGACGACGCCGGAGATCAAAATTGCCGCGTTGGCTCTTTTCGGTATGATGAACTGGACTTATACGTGGTACAATCCCAAAAAACGTACCCACAATACCACTAATATCGCCCGTATTTCCAAGCAGATGGTGGATATTTTTCTGAGCGGTTTCTTACAAAAGAATTTACAATCATAA
- the rsmA gene encoding 16S rRNA (adenine(1518)-N(6)/adenine(1519)-N(6))-dimethyltransferase RsmA, which produces MSSVAVKTPAPKRKFSQNFLTNPHYVRKIVDAANLSSGDTAVEIGCGKGALTELLLESGATLHGVEIDPDMIRILTERFSQHPRFTLHHQDILTFDFHGMASGFPLTVIGNLPYHISSPILFHLMESGPIIRQALIMVQKEVAERIVGKPHSKDYGILSIFCQYHAACEKLFDLPPGAFFPAPKVTSSIVRMTFHRDMTPWPHYPLFVKIVKTGFNQRRKMLRNSLSSFEGINNVTIDLSQRPENLSVEDFIRLTDELAMHQRHYAA; this is translated from the coding sequence ATGTCTTCAGTTGCCGTCAAAACGCCTGCACCCAAGAGAAAATTCAGTCAGAATTTTCTGACTAATCCGCATTATGTGCGAAAGATCGTGGATGCGGCAAATTTATCCTCCGGCGACACCGCGGTCGAAATCGGATGCGGTAAAGGTGCGCTGACCGAACTTCTGCTGGAGAGCGGCGCGACCCTTCACGGTGTTGAAATCGATCCCGATATGATCCGTATTCTCACGGAACGTTTTTCCCAACATCCGCGTTTTACATTGCATCATCAGGACATACTTACTTTTGATTTTCACGGTATGGCTTCCGGTTTTCCTTTGACCGTTATCGGCAACCTCCCGTATCATATTTCCAGTCCGATTTTATTTCATTTGATGGAATCCGGGCCGATCATCCGACAAGCCCTGATCATGGTACAAAAAGAAGTCGCCGAACGCATCGTGGGAAAACCGCACAGCAAAGATTACGGCATTCTTTCCATTTTTTGCCAATACCATGCAGCCTGTGAAAAACTTTTTGATTTGCCACCCGGCGCTTTTTTCCCGGCACCCAAAGTGACGTCATCCATTGTACGGATGACCTTCCATCGCGATATGACGCCCTGGCCTCATTATCCGCTTTTTGTAAAAATCGTCAAGACCGGATTTAATCAGCGTCGGAAAATGTTGCGTAATTCCCTTTCTTCGTTTGAAGGCATCAACAACGTCACGATAGATTTGAGTCAACGCCCGGAAAATCTTTCGGTAGAAGATTTTATCCGGCTAACCGATGAACTTGCTATGCATCAGAGGCATTATGCGGCCTAA
- the mgtE gene encoding magnesium transporter, translating into MRPKAEIEIDKELIDDIKDLVDSKAELLVRNILSDLHPSDISEILDHLDEEERNYVFQVIEPEKASEVILELNATSRENVLDNLDEEQITEIIEEMQTDDAANIVQELDDETAKRVLDQLDYEDQQEVKELLKYDEDTAGGLMQLEFVSVIDTSTMVQATNEARKKAADVEKIHDIYVVNSYGHLVGSISIEKLLVEPAEKHVAEVMHQEIPFAKTDEDQEEVAHLFKKYDLIALPVVTRAGKLVGRITIDDIVDVIEQEASEDVSKMAGSVDEDVSEQSTFRISKSRLPWLFTALAGETVAAFVLSRFESSLNAILALAFFVPIIMAMAGNIAIQCSSIVIRGLATGEISIIDIQRQIFKELRVATINGFALGIALGMIVALWIGNMQVAFVVGIALICVIFFAAFNGTLFPLLLKKLNIDPALAAGPFVTMTNDTIGILIYLGIATLLLIR; encoded by the coding sequence ATGCGGCCTAAAGCGGAAATCGAAATTGACAAAGAATTGATTGACGACATCAAAGATCTCGTCGATTCCAAAGCAGAACTTCTTGTTCGTAATATTCTGAGCGATCTGCACCCGTCCGACATTTCAGAAATCTTGGATCACTTGGATGAAGAGGAACGGAATTACGTTTTTCAGGTGATCGAACCTGAAAAAGCCTCGGAAGTCATCCTTGAACTGAATGCTACGTCGCGCGAAAACGTACTCGATAATCTGGATGAAGAACAAATCACCGAGATCATCGAAGAGATGCAAACGGACGATGCGGCCAATATCGTACAGGAACTCGACGACGAAACGGCCAAACGCGTTCTAGACCAACTTGATTATGAAGATCAGCAGGAAGTCAAGGAACTGCTGAAATATGACGAGGATACGGCCGGCGGTCTCATGCAGCTTGAGTTTGTATCCGTGATTGATACCAGTACGATGGTGCAAGCGACTAACGAAGCGCGTAAAAAAGCCGCGGACGTCGAAAAAATACACGATATCTATGTCGTCAACAGCTACGGTCACTTAGTCGGTTCAATCTCCATCGAAAAATTACTCGTGGAACCGGCTGAAAAACATGTCGCCGAAGTAATGCATCAGGAAATCCCGTTTGCCAAAACAGACGAGGATCAGGAAGAAGTCGCCCATTTATTCAAAAAATACGATCTGATCGCTTTGCCGGTCGTGACACGCGCCGGTAAACTGGTAGGCCGTATCACCATTGACGACATCGTGGACGTTATCGAGCAGGAAGCTTCCGAAGACGTTTCCAAAATGGCCGGCTCCGTGGATGAAGATGTCAGCGAACAATCTACATTTCGTATTTCCAAGTCGCGTTTGCCTTGGCTTTTTACGGCTCTGGCCGGTGAAACGGTTGCCGCTTTTGTTTTGAGCCGATTCGAATCGTCGCTCAACGCGATATTGGCCTTGGCTTTTTTCGTTCCGATCATTATGGCAATGGCCGGTAATATCGCCATACAATGTTCATCCATCGTCATTCGCGGTCTCGCCACCGGTGAAATCAGTATCATTGATATTCAGCGCCAAATATTCAAAGAGTTGCGCGTCGCAACCATCAACGGGTTCGCATTGGGCATCGCTTTGGGGATGATCGTCGCGCTATGGATCGGAAATATGCAAGTGGCCTTTGTGGTGGGTATCGCTCTGATCTGCGTTATATTTTTTGCCGCCTTCAACGGCACCTTATTCCCTCTTTTGCTCAAAAAACTCAATATTGATCCCGCTTTAGCTGCAGGACCTTTTGTCACAATGACCAACGATACGATCGGTATTCTGATTTATCTGGGTATCGCGACGTTGCTGCTAATACGATAG
- the acpS gene encoding holo-ACP synthase, translating to MIAGIGTDIVEIARIRQSCEAYGDRFIHRVFTSGEITYAYSKKDPYPSLAVRFAVKEALIKAARVGKFHPHGWLDAEVITDARGVPSIELYGELKKELAGQQIHITVSHADHYATATVIIEKK from the coding sequence ATGATCGCAGGGATAGGCACGGACATTGTCGAAATAGCGCGTATACGCCAAAGCTGTGAAGCGTATGGGGACCGTTTTATTCATCGGGTATTTACCTCGGGAGAAATAACGTACGCGTATTCTAAAAAAGATCCGTATCCGTCGCTGGCCGTTCGATTTGCCGTCAAAGAAGCGTTGATCAAAGCGGCGCGGGTGGGTAAATTTCATCCCCACGGATGGCTGGATGCGGAGGTCATCACGGATGCACGGGGTGTGCCTTCGATAGAACTTTATGGTGAATTAAAAAAAGAATTGGCGGGGCAGCAGATACACATTACGGTTTCGCATGCCGATCATTATGCCACGGCGACCGTGATCATCGAAAAAAAATAA
- a CDS encoding carboxymuconolactone decarboxylase family protein, with protein MSATPSALSPELNLFCRLSACVAIHDAEPMRESIATALDAGYDVLRIKEVILQNYLFSGFPSAIEGLIVLGATLKHRGIADNNWVEMRTEEQIKSDGMALCAMIYDKNFDKLMHNMQSLSTDIRDWMIFEGYGKVLSRPILTAKERELCVISALAAMGRERQLMSHLRGAVHVGASDGEISEALQSISQTAARGKFSEAMRLWDETRSRS; from the coding sequence ATGAGTGCAACGCCTTCCGCTTTATCTCCCGAATTAAATCTGTTTTGCCGTCTATCGGCGTGTGTCGCCATACACGATGCCGAGCCGATGCGCGAAAGTATTGCAACGGCACTGGATGCCGGGTATGACGTATTGCGCATCAAAGAAGTGATACTGCAAAATTATCTTTTCAGCGGGTTTCCATCGGCGATCGAAGGCTTGATCGTACTTGGCGCGACGCTCAAACACCGCGGTATTGCTGATAACAATTGGGTCGAGATGCGAACAGAAGAACAAATCAAATCAGACGGTATGGCCTTGTGTGCGATGATTTACGATAAAAATTTTGATAAACTTATGCATAATATGCAGTCGCTCAGCACCGATATCCGGGACTGGATGATTTTTGAAGGATACGGCAAAGTCCTGAGTCGGCCTATACTGACGGCCAAAGAGCGCGAGCTGTGCGTGATCAGCGCGCTGGCGGCGATGGGTCGAGAACGGCAACTCATGTCCCATTTGCGAGGTGCCGTACACGTCGGAGCAAGCGATGGCGAGATTTCGGAAGCGCTTCAATCGATTTCACAAACCGCCGCCCGCGGAAAATTTTCTGAGGCGATGCGCCTATGGGATGAAACACGGAGCCGATCATGA
- a CDS encoding response regulator, producing the protein MFNRIGKEQDSPESRAKLKVLCVDDEYVITNIMERILDEHYQVFTASSGFEGLDILKQHPDTVVIVSDQKMEGMTGNEFLMKSQEIAPEAMRIMVTAYSDIDLVIDSINKGQIYKFIPKPFDAEHFRVTIHRAVDHYHHKIAYEKAFRELQAAQEGLVRAEKLSALGKLLSDVSHELGGPIANINHAVTLAQHEWKDLKEFLDTVTSANFSAIDVQLLMREKRVAELTHDFEQMMETIANASVFAMDLLSELKGFARNDDQQWIAVDIEKQIERALHLLRIKYKNKITFHKDYTPLPSIKGLPGPLTQVMVNLLQNSAQSIQKEGHIWIRTWRGPDGIRVSIKDDGQGIAEEHISQVFDPGFTTKPEAEGTGFGLAISQAIIQKHGGSIAVTSVLGKGTEFIISLPWEQALSA; encoded by the coding sequence ATGTTCAATCGTATTGGTAAAGAACAAGATTCGCCTGAAAGCCGCGCAAAACTCAAAGTTCTATGTGTGGATGATGAGTACGTGATTACCAATATCATGGAGCGTATTCTCGACGAGCATTATCAGGTATTCACTGCGAGCAGCGGTTTTGAAGGCTTGGATATTCTAAAACAGCACCCGGATACCGTCGTGATCGTATCCGATCAAAAAATGGAAGGCATGACCGGCAACGAATTTCTGATGAAGTCACAGGAAATAGCTCCCGAGGCCATGCGTATCATGGTTACAGCCTATTCGGATATTGATTTGGTGATTGACTCGATCAATAAAGGTCAGATTTATAAATTCATTCCCAAACCGTTTGATGCCGAACATTTTCGTGTGACTATTCATCGCGCGGTTGATCATTACCATCATAAGATCGCATACGAAAAAGCGTTTCGTGAATTGCAAGCCGCGCAGGAAGGACTTGTCCGAGCGGAAAAATTATCCGCGCTGGGCAAACTTTTAAGCGATGTAAGTCACGAACTGGGCGGCCCGATCGCCAATATCAATCATGCCGTAACTTTGGCGCAGCATGAATGGAAAGATCTGAAAGAATTTTTGGACACCGTAACATCTGCCAATTTTTCGGCGATCGATGTTCAGCTTTTGATGCGCGAAAAACGGGTAGCTGAACTCACGCATGATTTTGAACAAATGATGGAGACGATCGCCAATGCGTCTGTTTTTGCGATGGACTTATTGAGCGAACTTAAAGGATTTGCCCGTAATGATGATCAGCAATGGATCGCGGTGGATATCGAAAAACAAATCGAACGCGCTCTGCATCTTCTTCGCATCAAATACAAAAACAAAATAACCTTTCATAAAGATTATACCCCGTTACCCTCCATCAAAGGTTTACCGGGACCGCTGACACAAGTTATGGTCAATCTTTTACAAAACTCGGCGCAGTCTATTCAGAAAGAAGGCCATATTTGGATTCGCACCTGGCGCGGTCCGGACGGCATTCGCGTATCCATCAAAGATGACGGGCAAGGAATAGCCGAAGAACATATTTCTCAGGTTTTCGATCCGGGTTTTACGACAAAACCGGAAGCTGAAGGCACGGGATTTGGACTTGCTATTTCGCAGGCGATTATTCAAAAACACGGCGGCTCGATCGCTGTGACCAGCGTTTTAGGTAAGGGTACGGAATTTATCATCAGCCTGCCGTGGGAACAGGCGCTAAGCGCATAA
- the lon gene encoding endopeptidase La, with translation MPEANISTDMKSDSIAIPEKLPILPLRDNVIFPFVVFPLVVMEKNHVQLVQEALSSHKIIGVFTLRQPDKENPSFEDLYGVGTAVNVLKMFQVPDGSVRLLIQGFSRIRLKAATPEGLYLSGQVEPIHVPSADDLETDALKRGVSESFQKMVTLSPILPDELKVIVSNIREPDKLADMVASSLNIELNEKQEILESIGVKERLTKVMSAISREIQLLELNNKIQTEVNAELSKNQREYFLREQIKAIRHELGEDDDGSVEVEELKAAVEKKKMPAEAKEAAMKEISRLSQMSPSAAEYTVSKTYVDWLLELPWYNATRDRIDLKKAKKILDEDHYDLDDVKNRILEFLAVKKLRKDSKSPILCFLGPPGVGKTSLGRSIARAIGRKFVRFSLGGVKDEAEIRGHRRTYIGALPGKIIQEIRRCQSSNPVFMLDEIDKIGQDFRGDPSSALLEVLDPAQNGSFNDHYVDIPFDLSDVMFIATANEISPIPAPLLDRMEVIRLSGYIAEDKLQIARKYIIPRQIEENGLKESDIEITDEAVYQIIASYTWESGVRNLEREIANVCRKIARKKAEGNKNKAKVQLPDIVEYLGPQKVFPEVARRTSETGVATGLAWTMNGGEILFIEARLMQGNRGMQMTGQLGNVMKESAQAAISYIRSKAGDLGIDPKIFDKNEIHMHIPSGATPKDGPSAGVTIVVCLTSLLTGKKVRHDIAMTGEITLRGKVMPVGGIREKVVAARRAGIKTVILPKLNKNDLDDVPEYVKSSLTFIFADHIDDVLPHVFENDRSKKISRNLRTPSSSSKRRRKG, from the coding sequence ATGCCTGAAGCAAATATTTCGACAGACATGAAATCCGATTCCATAGCGATTCCGGAAAAACTACCCATACTTCCGTTACGGGATAATGTGATTTTTCCTTTTGTAGTATTTCCTCTTGTGGTAATGGAAAAAAACCATGTTCAGCTTGTGCAAGAAGCGCTTTCGTCCCACAAAATCATCGGCGTATTTACTTTACGTCAACCCGACAAAGAAAATCCGTCATTTGAAGATCTCTACGGTGTCGGTACGGCGGTCAATGTGCTTAAGATGTTTCAGGTTCCCGATGGCAGTGTGCGTTTGCTCATTCAGGGTTTTTCGCGTATTCGCCTCAAAGCGGCAACACCGGAGGGTCTCTATCTGAGCGGTCAGGTGGAACCGATCCATGTGCCGTCAGCGGATGATTTGGAAACCGATGCCCTGAAACGCGGTGTGTCGGAAAGTTTTCAGAAAATGGTTACGCTCTCGCCCATATTGCCCGATGAACTCAAAGTTATTGTCAGCAACATTCGTGAGCCTGATAAGCTGGCCGATATGGTTGCTTCGAGTCTTAATATCGAATTGAACGAAAAGCAGGAAATATTAGAATCTATCGGCGTGAAAGAGCGGCTCACGAAGGTAATGTCGGCCATCAGCCGTGAGATACAATTGCTGGAGCTCAATAACAAGATACAAACGGAAGTCAACGCCGAACTCAGCAAAAATCAGCGTGAATATTTTTTGCGTGAACAAATTAAGGCCATTCGTCACGAATTAGGTGAAGATGATGACGGTTCGGTCGAAGTCGAAGAGCTTAAGGCGGCCGTCGAAAAAAAGAAAATGCCCGCCGAAGCCAAGGAAGCGGCCATGAAGGAAATCAGCCGTCTGTCGCAAATGTCGCCTAGTGCAGCAGAGTATACCGTGAGCAAAACGTACGTGGACTGGCTGCTCGAGCTGCCCTGGTATAATGCCACGCGGGATAGGATTGATCTCAAAAAAGCCAAAAAGATTTTGGATGAAGACCATTACGATCTGGATGATGTTAAAAACCGCATATTGGAATTTCTTGCCGTCAAAAAATTACGGAAAGACAGCAAAAGCCCGATCCTATGTTTTTTGGGTCCTCCGGGCGTCGGTAAAACATCGCTTGGTCGCTCGATTGCGCGAGCTATCGGTAGAAAATTTGTCCGTTTTAGCCTCGGTGGTGTCAAAGATGAAGCCGAAATACGTGGTCATCGCCGTACCTATATCGGAGCATTACCGGGAAAAATAATACAAGAAATCCGCCGTTGCCAAAGTTCGAATCCCGTTTTTATGCTGGATGAAATAGATAAAATCGGGCAGGATTTCCGCGGCGACCCGTCCAGCGCGCTTTTAGAAGTGCTCGATCCGGCACAAAACGGTTCATTTAACGATCACTATGTTGACATTCCTTTTGATCTGAGCGATGTAATGTTTATCGCTACGGCCAATGAAATTTCCCCGATACCTGCGCCGCTGCTGGATCGTATGGAAGTTATTCGCCTGTCGGGTTACATCGCGGAGGACAAGCTGCAGATTGCCAGAAAATATATTATCCCGCGGCAGATCGAAGAAAACGGATTAAAAGAAAGCGATATCGAAATAACCGATGAAGCTGTGTATCAGATCATCGCATCCTATACCTGGGAATCGGGCGTACGTAATCTGGAACGCGAAATAGCCAATGTTTGTCGCAAAATCGCTCGTAAAAAAGCCGAAGGAAATAAAAATAAAGCCAAAGTCCAGTTGCCGGATATCGTCGAATACCTCGGTCCGCAAAAAGTATTTCCTGAAGTGGCGCGACGTACCTCGGAGACCGGTGTAGCAACCGGTTTGGCATGGACTATGAACGGCGGTGAGATTCTTTTTATCGAAGCGCGCCTTATGCAAGGCAACCGCGGTATGCAGATGACGGGGCAATTGGGGAATGTTATGAAAGAATCGGCGCAAGCGGCGATCTCATATATTCGTTCCAAAGCCGGCGACTTGGGTATTGATCCCAAGATTTTTGATAAAAATGAAATACACATGCATATCCCGTCGGGAGCAACACCCAAAGACGGTCCGTCGGCCGGTGTGACGATCGTCGTGTGTCTGACCTCGCTGCTTACCGGAAAAAAAGTTCGCCATGATATTGCCATGACCGGTGAAATTACTCTACGCGGAAAGGTGATGCCCGTGGGCGGTATTCGTGAAAAAGTGGTCGCCGCCCGACGCGCCGGTATTAAGACTGTGATACTACCAAAGCTCAATAAAAACGATCTTGATGATGTACCGGAATATGTGAAGTCATCGCTTACCTTTATTTTTGCTGATCATATTGACGACGTGTTGCCGCATGTATTTGAAAACGATCGCTCTAAAAAAATATCACGCAACCTGCGTACGCCGTCATCTTCTTCAAAACGACGTCGCAAAGGATAA
- a CDS encoding Hsp20/alpha crystallin family protein has product MDDMEDDKKYSIHRLRGVDDDMDFIFSNLFNTKFPILLHSEKRWHPPTDVLETDDEFIVVMDIANVKQDDIRLTYEAGILTVSGHRHEMKFSEKRHYHKMEIDFGPFERRIKVNTRIQDQAIKAGYENGFLIVRLKKDTSRSSRVTNIVIE; this is encoded by the coding sequence ATGGATGATATGGAAGACGATAAAAAATATTCCATCCACCGTTTACGCGGCGTAGATGATGATATGGATTTTATTTTTTCCAACCTTTTTAATACCAAGTTTCCCATTTTGCTGCACTCCGAAAAACGTTGGCACCCGCCCACCGATGTCTTGGAGACGGATGATGAATTTATCGTAGTGATGGATATCGCCAACGTCAAACAGGACGATATACGATTGACATACGAAGCCGGCATTCTGACGGTGAGCGGCCATCGTCATGAAATGAAATTCAGCGAAAAAAGACATTACCATAAAATGGAAATAGATTTCGGCCCTTTTGAACGGCGCATCAAAGTCAATACACGCATACAAGATCAGGCCATCAAAGCCGGTTACGAAAACGGTTTTCTTATCGTACGATTAAAAAAAGATACCTCGCGCTCATCGCGTGTTACAAACATAGTGATCGAATAA
- a CDS encoding T9SS type A sorting domain-containing protein, producing MPTVAAWGQLRLELGFDRKNDLLWATDPGMEKATYSNLDIETWGDFTLRNDLPQSPGGGSYISLNGIQQYLQIPERAGLQVSGNISFSISMWLRVPAGTQNGDIISSDNGFINGYRLFLDDGMIRFEIRDGTKEIFSSNRLLMPNQWQHIGVVCDGLGDSVTFFVNGASVASHPFTRVVQVQSGTQTYIGTRAESSFPNYLYGDIDDFRFFSGHDTIFEYIRTMPEHDLQRPSLKRTKTITPSYFTLYQNYPNPFNMATRIDFEMIRPGSAELQIYDLLGNMMKPIFTGELSAGRHTYTWDGTDNNNTPVSSGIYFARLTVNGIVQTKKMVLIK from the coding sequence ATGCCCACTGTAGCAGCGTGGGGACAGTTGCGTCTGGAGCTCGGCTTTGACCGCAAAAATGATCTTTTGTGGGCCACAGACCCGGGTATGGAAAAAGCCACATACTCTAATCTTGATATCGAAACGTGGGGCGATTTCACGTTACGCAATGATTTACCGCAAAGTCCGGGCGGCGGAAGCTATATTTCACTAAACGGTATCCAGCAATATCTTCAAATCCCTGAACGCGCCGGCCTTCAGGTTTCCGGTAATATATCTTTTTCGATATCTATGTGGCTCCGTGTTCCTGCCGGCACACAAAACGGTGATATTATCAGCAGCGACAACGGTTTCATCAATGGCTATCGTTTATTTTTGGATGACGGCATGATCCGTTTTGAAATTCGGGACGGTACCAAAGAGATTTTTTCGTCCAATCGCTTGCTCATGCCTAATCAGTGGCAACATATCGGTGTAGTTTGCGACGGGCTCGGCGACTCGGTTACTTTTTTTGTAAACGGAGCATCCGTTGCTTCCCATCCTTTTACACGCGTAGTACAGGTACAGTCCGGAACACAAACCTATATAGGCACGCGTGCCGAATCTTCATTTCCCAATTATTTGTACGGCGATATCGATGATTTTCGTTTCTTTTCAGGCCATGACACGATTTTCGAATATATACGCACTATGCCGGAGCACGATCTACAGCGCCCATCTCTCAAGCGCACCAAAACAATCACACCGTCATATTTTACGTTGTACCAAAATTATCCCAACCCGTTTAATATGGCCACTCGGATTGATTTTGAAATGATACGGCCCGGAAGCGCTGAACTCCAGATATATGATTTGCTGGGCAATATGATGAAACCAATCTTCACCGGCGAACTTTCGGCGGGGCGTCATACCTATACTTGGGATGGCACAGATAACAATAACACACCGGTATCCAGCGGCATTTATTTTGCCCGCCTTACCGTGAACGGTATTGTACAAACAAAAAAGATGGTGTTAATCAAATAA